In Bradyrhizobium paxllaeri, the genomic stretch GATCGAACGGTCACCTTGATCCAGCATTTCCGCACATCTATGGTGCAATTTATCGGACTTGTATCCTAAGAAATGCAGGTCAAAAAGGGGCTCGAAAGCGATCCTGCAGGGACGCCAGGGAGATCATTCATGCGCTCAATCGGACATTTTATCGGTGGCAAGGAGGTCAAGGGGACCTCGGGACGGACGGCTGACGTTTTTGAGCCGATGACCGGCGAGGTCCAGGCCAAGGTCGCGCTGGCGTCCAAGGCGGAAGTCCGCGCTGCCGTCGAGAACGCCGCGCTGGCCCAACCCGAATGGGCCAACACCAACCCGCAGCGCCGCGCGCGCATCATGATGAAGTTCCTTGAACTGGTGCAGCGCGACTACGACAAGCTCGCTGAACTTCTGGCGCGCGAGCACGGCAAGACCGTTCCGGACGCCAAGGGCGACATCCAGCGCGGCCTCGAGGTCGTGGAATTCGCCTGCGGCATTCCGCATCTCATGAAGGGCGAATATACGGAGGGAGCGGGGCCCGGCATCGACATCTACTCGCTGCGGCAGCCGCTTGGCGTCGTCGCCGGCATCACGCCGTTCAATTTCCCGGCGATGATCCCGATGTGGAAGTTCGCGCCGGCGATCGCCTGCGGCAATGCGTTTATCCTGAAACCCAGCGAGCGCGACCCCGGCGTGCCGATGCGGCTGGCCGAACTGATGATGGAAGCGGGGCTGCCGCCCGGCATCCTCAACGTCGTCAACGGCGACAAGGAAGCCGTCGATGCCATCCTCGACGATCCCGATATCAGGGCGATCGGCTTCGTCGGCTCGACGCCGATCGCGCAATACATCTATGAGCGGGCCGCCCAGACCGGCAAGCGCTGCCAGTGCTTTGGCGGCGCCAAGAATCACGCCATCGTGATGCCGGACGCCGACATGGACCAGACGGTCGACGCGCTGATCGGCGCAGGCTACGGCTCGGCCGGCGAGCGCTGCATGGCGGTGTCGGTCGCCGTTCCCGTCGGCAAGACCACCGCCGACCGGCTGATGGAAAAGCTGATCCCGCGCGTGGAGTCGCTCAAGATCGGCACCTCGGTCGATCCGTCCGCCGATTACGGTCCGCTGGTGACCCGCGAGGCGGTCGAGAAGGTGAAGAGCTACATCGATATCGGCATCAAGGAAGGCGCGACGCTAGCCGTCGACGGCCGCGGCTTCAAGATGCAG encodes the following:
- a CDS encoding CoA-acylating methylmalonate-semialdehyde dehydrogenase yields the protein MRSIGHFIGGKEVKGTSGRTADVFEPMTGEVQAKVALASKAEVRAAVENAALAQPEWANTNPQRRARIMMKFLELVQRDYDKLAELLAREHGKTVPDAKGDIQRGLEVVEFACGIPHLMKGEYTEGAGPGIDIYSLRQPLGVVAGITPFNFPAMIPMWKFAPAIACGNAFILKPSERDPGVPMRLAELMMEAGLPPGILNVVNGDKEAVDAILDDPDIRAIGFVGSTPIAQYIYERAAQTGKRCQCFGGAKNHAIVMPDADMDQTVDALIGAGYGSAGERCMAVSVAVPVGKTTADRLMEKLIPRVESLKIGTSVDPSADYGPLVTREAVEKVKSYIDIGIKEGATLAVDGRGFKMQGYEKGFYLGGSLFDNVTKDMRIYKEEIFGPVLSVVRAHDYKEALALPSEHDYGNGVAIFTRDGDAARDFAAKVNVGMVGINVPIPVPIAYYTFGGWKKSGFGDLNQHGPDSVRFYTKTKTVTSRWPSGVKEGAEFSIPLMK